TCGAGGGTGAGGCCGAGTGCCGCGAGCTTCGCGGGGTCCACCTGCACGCGCACGGCGGGCTTTTGTTCGCCCATCACGTCCACCTGCGCGACGCCGCTGAGCTGGGAGATCTGCTGCGCCACCACGTTCGAGGCATAGTCGCTCACCTGCGTGAGCGGCAGCACGTCGGAGGTGAGGCTGAGGATCAGGATGGGAGCATCAGCCGGATTGACCTTCCGGAAATTGGGCGGGCTAGGAAGATTTGTCGGCAGCTGTCCCCCGGCGGCGCTGATGGCGGCCTGCACTTCCTGTGCGGCGGCATCAATGTTCTTGTTGAGATCAAACTGGATGGTGATCTGAACGTTTCCCAAGCCGCTGGCAGAAGTCATCTGGGTGACTCCGGGAATCAGCGCCAGCTGATTCTCCAACGGAGTGGCCACGGAAGAAGCCATCGTTTCCGGGCTGGCACCGGGCAGGTTCGCCGAGACCTGGATGGTGGGGAATTCCACCTGCGGCAGGGGAGCCACCGCGAGGAAGGGGAAGCAGATGATGCCCGTCAGCAGGATGCCGATCGTGAGCAGCATCGTGGCGATCGGGCGCCGAATGAAGGGTTCCGAGATGCTCATTATCCGGGGTTCTTGCTGGTGATCTTCGCGCCGGGCTTGAGCTTGCTTTGGCCATCGCGCACCACGCGGTCGCCGGGTTGCAGTCCTTCCTCGATCACGGTGAGGTTATCGAGCGTCATGCCCGGTTTCACCTGGCGAGCTTCCACAGTCTGGTCATCCTTCACGAGATAGACGAAAGGCCCTTTCAGGCCGGGCTGGACGACTTCCGGCGGAACGACAATCGCGTCTTTCTTGGTGTCGACGAGCACCCTCGCGTTGAGGTACTGGCCGGGCCAGAGGGTGAAGTCCTTGTTCGGGAAAGATGCCTTGAGGCGGAGTGTCCCGGTGGTGTTGTCGATCTGGTTGTCCACTAGCTTGAGCATGCCTTCGTCGAGGAGAGTGCCCTCGTCATCGGTGGCCTGCACCCGGAGTTCGGCCGCGCCGGGCTTCATGTGCGGGCGCAAGTCAGGCAGGTAGCGCTGGGGAAGGGTGAAGATCACCGAGATGGGCTGCATCTCCGTCACGACCACGAGGCCTTCGGTCTGGCTGCCGGTCACCACGTTCCCGGCATCGACGCGACGGACACCGGTGCGGCCGGAGATCGGGGCGCGGACGGTGGTGAAATCGAGGTCGAGCTGGGCGGCATCGATGGCGGCTTGGTCCGCCTTTACCTGGGCGTCCAGCTGGGCGGCGGAAGCCTCCGCTTGGTCCACCAACTGGCGGCTGATGGCGTTCTCCTTCACCAGGGATTGGGCGCGCGCGAGAGTGGCCTGCGCATTGGCGAGCTGGGCTTCGTCCTGGGCTTTCTTGGCCTTCGCCTGTGCGAGGATGGATTCGAAGGGGCGGGGATCGATTTTCGCGAGGACATCGCCCTCCTTCACCATGGAGCCTTCGGTGAAACTGACGCTTTCCAAGGTGCCACCGACGC
This portion of the Luteolibacter luteus genome encodes:
- a CDS encoding efflux RND transporter periplasmic adaptor subunit, encoding MKKVSWFLIALLGLSAASAYVVRNRVNSAAKGAAQGQRGPQEVPVVIAEVTSEDLPVWLEGIGNVQAANTVTVRPRVGGTLESVSFTEGSMVKEGDVLAKIDPRPFESILAQAKAKKAQDEAQLANAQATLARAQSLVKENAISRQLVDQAEASAAQLDAQVKADQAAIDAAQLDLDFTTVRAPISGRTGVRRVDAGNVVTGSQTEGLVVVTEMQPISVIFTLPQRYLPDLRPHMKPGAAELRVQATDDEGTLLDEGMLKLVDNQIDNTTGTLRLKASFPNKDFTLWPGQYLNARVLVDTKKDAIVVPPEVVQPGLKGPFVYLVKDDQTVEARQVKPGMTLDNLTVIEEGLQPGDRVVRDGQSKLKPGAKITSKNPG